Proteins from a single region of Barnesiella propionica:
- a CDS encoding DUF362 domain-containing protein: MERSKVYFTNLRTTPSSNLLDKMERLVKKAGIESIDFKQQFVAIKIHFGEPGNLAYLRPNYAARLAGLLRSLGAKPFLTDSNTLYSGRRANAVDHLQSAMENGYNPISAQCQVIIADGLKGTEYREVEINGEYCKAPKIGSAIADADIVISMNHFKGHEQAGFGGALKNLGMGSASVGGKLELHCASQPQVIDTHCKGCNVCVKHCAHDAIHLNENRIATIDYEKCVGCGQCVALCQYDAAVMGDSDTSERLNYKIAEYTQAVLKDKPNFHISFIMNVSPECDCWNHNDAAIIPDLGILASFDPVALDQACADLVMQAPVTGVNKLSEMRPHEHLEGEDKFHLIHPDTNWKAGLEHAERIGLGTMRYELIKV, from the coding sequence ATGGAAAGATCAAAAGTATATTTTACGAATCTTCGTACTACTCCTTCGAGTAATTTGCTGGATAAAATGGAAAGACTGGTTAAAAAGGCCGGAATAGAATCGATCGATTTTAAGCAGCAATTTGTGGCTATTAAGATTCATTTCGGAGAACCGGGGAATCTGGCGTATCTTCGTCCTAATTATGCAGCCCGTCTGGCGGGCTTGTTGCGTTCTCTGGGGGCAAAACCTTTTCTGACAGATTCTAATACACTATATTCGGGACGCAGGGCGAATGCGGTCGATCATTTGCAAAGTGCTATGGAAAATGGTTATAATCCTATATCTGCTCAATGTCAGGTGATTATAGCCGATGGCCTGAAAGGGACGGAGTACAGGGAGGTAGAAATAAACGGAGAATATTGTAAAGCGCCGAAAATAGGTTCTGCGATTGCCGATGCCGATATCGTAATCTCCATGAATCATTTTAAGGGGCATGAACAGGCCGGTTTCGGCGGAGCTCTCAAAAATCTCGGGATGGGATCGGCCAGTGTCGGAGGAAAACTGGAATTGCATTGCGCTTCACAACCTCAGGTGATAGATACTCATTGTAAAGGATGCAACGTCTGTGTGAAACATTGTGCCCATGACGCCATACATTTAAACGAAAACCGTATCGCTACGATTGACTATGAGAAATGTGTAGGTTGCGGCCAGTGCGTGGCTTTATGTCAGTATGACGCGGCAGTTATGGGAGATTCCGATACTTCGGAGCGTCTTAATTATAAAATTGCCGAGTATACCCAGGCAGTGTTGAAAGACAAGCCTAATTTCCATATCAGTTTCATTATGAATGTTTCTCCGGAGTGTGATTGCTGGAATCATAATGATGCCGCCATTATTCCTGATCTTGGAATTCTGGCTTCTTTTGACCCGGTGGCGTTGGATCAGGCATGTGCCGATCTGGTTATGCAGGCTCCGGTAACAGGTGTAAATAAGTTATCGGAAATGCGTCCTCATGAACATTTGGAAGGAGAGGATAAATTCCATCTTATTCATCCCGATACGAATTGGAAAGCCGGGCTGGAACATGCCGAACGTATAGGGCTGGGAACTATGAGATATGAATTGATTAAGGTTTGA
- a CDS encoding 4Fe-4S binding protein → MKIQKVYTISYSPTRTSFKIATAVAEGIGTEIIPLDITHKIPGNISFEDNSIAIIAAPVYGGKIAPVAAERLKQIQVNGIPAVLIATYGNRDYERAVLQLDELAVSQGFKTIAAAAFIGEHSYSSEKNPIAMGRPDKEDLQTAHEFGRKICRKLEAAKAPEELRIDVSHMKKAKSPLLSKLQFIFFVLKLRHSKIPVPKAPDTDITLCKHCGACTKACPVNAIPAGNETWTDARLCTRCCACVKVCTYKARRYETPFAPALSTYFRERKEPSLLL, encoded by the coding sequence ATGAAAATACAAAAAGTCTATACCATCTCTTACTCACCCACACGTACCTCTTTTAAAATAGCGACTGCCGTAGCAGAAGGAATAGGAACAGAGATCATCCCTCTGGATATTACTCACAAGATACCCGGGAATATTTCCTTTGAAGATAATTCCATTGCAATAATCGCAGCGCCCGTATATGGAGGTAAAATAGCACCTGTTGCAGCAGAAAGATTAAAGCAGATACAGGTTAACGGTATACCGGCAGTCCTCATTGCCACTTACGGAAACAGAGATTACGAAAGAGCGGTTCTCCAACTTGACGAGCTGGCTGTATCTCAAGGATTTAAAACGATAGCAGCCGCGGCTTTCATCGGAGAACATTCGTACAGCAGTGAAAAGAATCCTATAGCGATGGGAAGACCCGATAAAGAAGATTTACAAACAGCACATGAATTCGGTCGGAAAATATGCCGGAAACTGGAAGCAGCAAAGGCCCCGGAAGAATTAAGAATAGATGTCAGCCATATGAAAAAAGCAAAAAGTCCGTTGCTTTCCAAGCTACAGTTTATCTTCTTCGTACTAAAACTGCGTCATTCCAAAATACCCGTTCCTAAAGCTCCGGACACCGATATTACTTTGTGTAAACATTGCGGAGCTTGCACGAAAGCGTGCCCTGTCAATGCTATTCCTGCAGGAAATGAAACATGGACCGACGCACGACTCTGTACACGCTGCTGCGCCTGCGTGAAAGTATGCACATATAAAGCACGCCGGTACGAAACACCCTTTGCTCCGGCACTCTCTACTTATTTCCGGGAAAGAAAAGAACCGTCCCTGTTATTATAA